One window of the Archangium primigenium genome contains the following:
- a CDS encoding S1 family peptidase: MTRFTLGLPAFLAMLSCAATPTPHEAARPSPRVEHETPAPVTAAPAAVAPRPTRKEQVRRILPHNVRLSVLEGGKARSAASGVVIGNERTPEGPVSYVLTNAHAVDMEGFEAPRLLVIVDARGDATEYTASVVATGSVPDMDLALVRVAGLELAPAQLAADAELELGEDVVVAASPYGRALSLSGGMLSQVEWDKTNKQPRMVKTDAPIGYGASGGGIFSLESGKLLAIVEGYRTAKVGFAVAEQNFSFDVPMPGETFAAPTAKVRAFLGQHGFGRLLGAAPLASR; the protein is encoded by the coding sequence ATGACCCGTTTCACCCTCGGCCTGCCCGCCTTCCTCGCCATGCTGTCCTGCGCGGCCACGCCGACCCCGCACGAGGCGGCCAGGCCCTCCCCGAGGGTGGAGCACGAGACGCCCGCCCCGGTGACCGCGGCGCCGGCGGCGGTGGCGCCCCGGCCCACGCGCAAGGAGCAGGTGCGGCGCATCCTGCCGCACAACGTGCGGCTGTCGGTGCTCGAGGGCGGCAAGGCGCGGAGCGCCGCCTCCGGCGTGGTCATCGGCAACGAGCGCACGCCCGAGGGGCCCGTGAGCTACGTGCTCACCAACGCGCACGCCGTGGACATGGAGGGCTTCGAGGCGCCGCGGCTGCTCGTCATCGTGGACGCGCGGGGCGACGCCACCGAGTACACGGCGAGCGTGGTGGCGACGGGCTCGGTGCCGGACATGGACCTGGCGCTCGTGCGGGTGGCGGGCCTGGAGCTCGCGCCGGCCCAGCTCGCCGCGGACGCGGAGCTGGAGCTGGGCGAGGACGTGGTGGTGGCCGCCTCGCCCTACGGCCGGGCGCTGTCGCTGTCCGGCGGCATGCTGTCCCAGGTGGAGTGGGACAAGACGAACAAGCAGCCGCGCATGGTGAAGACGGACGCGCCCATCGGCTACGGGGCCTCGGGCGGCGGCATCTTCAGCCTGGAGTCCGGCAAGCTGCTCGCCATCGTGGAGGGCTACCGCACCGCCAAGGTGGGCTTCGCCGTGGCCGAGCAGAACTTCAGCTTCGACGTGCCCATGCCCGGCGAGACCTTCGCCGCGCCCACCGCCAAGGTGCGCGCCTTCCTCGGCCAGCACGGCTTCGGTCGGCTGCTCGGCGCGGCGCCGCTCGCCAGCCGCTAG
- a CDS encoding ArsA family ATPase, producing the protein MSDARVLHFFGGKGGVGKTTLAAAYALRLVDEAPKERVLLVSLDPVRSLSDLLRKPLTARPSRVDAEEGAEPKPEPKVKKGAKAGKGEAGLWAMELEPAALAKPFLQKYLPALQKAAVKGTHLSEEELGKLYSQATPGLEELLALWQVAELVESGEFDRVVVDTAPTSHTLRLFDMPVALRKFLGIVKAGGDRAAGGKGKKAAAVSEEQAFLEEQLARAEKLLGLLKDGARSAFHLVTLAEPVPEAQTRMYFTQLRERGIPVVEVVVNQVEDREGCPTCQGRRGLQAPHVRKYQALDKNVPVHLVCKREVAPRGLELLKPFAQEWASGKETKALEFAAAEGPPALVRAPSMPPIAAPPLPPTRLIFFVGQGGVGKSSCAAAAAVTLTEKEGPVLLISTDTAHSLSDVLQSRLTDVETQVKGTKGLYARELDVPGWFTALRKRWKEKAEKAFEGAPKTGNDVPVDLLLFRNLLDAAPPGIDELAALSCLTDALVQERFKRIVVDGAPMVSNLRVVELAGIAKGWFSALHSVLSKHKAKGLGELSDDMAGFIKHIKRFEEALASPTESRFVVVTRGEELATERSARLVEYLKERKLQVERVLVNRVGPKADCPKCENRRKNELNAAKVIEKQIGLPVTVAPALGRHPAGLRELKAFRTAWYALSATAKTKAA; encoded by the coding sequence ATGAGCGACGCGCGAGTTCTTCACTTCTTCGGCGGCAAGGGCGGGGTGGGCAAGACCACGCTCGCGGCGGCATACGCCCTGCGGCTGGTGGATGAAGCGCCCAAGGAGCGGGTTCTACTCGTCTCGTTGGATCCAGTGCGATCCCTGTCGGACCTGTTGCGCAAGCCCCTGACGGCCAGGCCCTCGCGTGTGGACGCCGAGGAGGGCGCGGAGCCCAAGCCGGAGCCCAAGGTCAAGAAGGGCGCCAAGGCGGGCAAGGGGGAGGCGGGGCTGTGGGCCATGGAGCTGGAGCCGGCCGCGCTCGCCAAGCCCTTCCTGCAGAAGTACCTGCCCGCGCTGCAGAAGGCGGCGGTGAAGGGCACGCACCTGTCCGAGGAAGAGCTCGGAAAGTTGTACAGCCAGGCCACGCCCGGGCTGGAGGAATTGCTGGCGCTCTGGCAGGTGGCGGAATTGGTGGAGTCGGGGGAGTTCGACCGCGTCGTCGTGGACACGGCGCCCACCAGCCACACGCTGCGGCTGTTCGACATGCCGGTGGCGCTGCGCAAGTTCCTGGGCATCGTGAAGGCGGGCGGGGACCGGGCCGCGGGCGGCAAGGGCAAGAAGGCGGCGGCCGTGTCCGAGGAGCAGGCCTTCCTCGAGGAGCAGCTCGCGCGGGCGGAGAAGCTGCTCGGGCTGCTCAAGGACGGCGCGCGCTCGGCCTTCCACCTGGTGACGCTGGCGGAGCCGGTGCCCGAGGCCCAGACGCGCATGTATTTCACCCAGCTGCGCGAGCGCGGCATCCCCGTGGTCGAGGTGGTGGTCAACCAGGTCGAGGACCGGGAAGGCTGTCCCACCTGCCAGGGCCGCCGGGGACTGCAAGCCCCGCACGTGCGCAAGTACCAGGCGCTGGACAAGAACGTCCCCGTGCACCTGGTCTGCAAGCGCGAGGTGGCGCCGCGGGGCCTGGAGCTGCTCAAGCCCTTCGCCCAGGAGTGGGCGAGCGGCAAGGAGACCAAGGCGCTGGAGTTCGCCGCCGCCGAGGGCCCGCCCGCGCTGGTGCGCGCCCCGTCCATGCCGCCCATCGCGGCGCCGCCCCTGCCGCCCACCCGGCTCATCTTCTTCGTGGGTCAGGGCGGCGTGGGCAAGAGCTCGTGCGCGGCCGCCGCGGCGGTGACGCTCACCGAGAAGGAGGGGCCCGTGCTCCTCATCTCCACGGACACGGCGCACTCGCTCTCGGACGTGCTGCAGAGCCGGCTCACGGACGTGGAGACGCAGGTCAAGGGCACCAAGGGCCTCTACGCGCGCGAGCTGGACGTGCCGGGCTGGTTCACCGCCCTGCGCAAGCGCTGGAAGGAGAAGGCGGAGAAGGCCTTCGAGGGCGCGCCCAAGACGGGCAACGACGTGCCGGTGGATCTGCTGCTCTTCCGCAACCTCCTGGACGCCGCGCCCCCGGGCATCGACGAGCTGGCGGCCCTGTCCTGCCTCACGGACGCCCTGGTGCAGGAGCGCTTCAAGCGCATCGTCGTGGACGGCGCCCCCATGGTGTCCAACCTGCGGGTGGTGGAGCTGGCGGGCATCGCCAAGGGCTGGTTCAGCGCCCTGCACTCCGTGCTCTCCAAGCACAAGGCCAAGGGGCTCGGGGAGCTGTCCGACGACATGGCCGGCTTCATCAAGCACATCAAGCGCTTCGAGGAAGCCCTGGCCTCGCCCACCGAGTCGCGCTTCGTGGTGGTGACGCGCGGCGAGGAGCTGGCCACCGAGCGCTCGGCGCGGCTGGTGGAGTACCTCAAGGAGCGCAAGCTCCAGGTGGAGCGCGTGCTGGTCAACCGCGTGGGGCCCAAGGCGGACTGCCCCAAGTGCGAGAACCGGCGCAAGAACGAGCTCAACGCGGCCAAGGTCATCGAGAAGCAGATCGGCCTGCCCGTCACCGTGGCGCCGGCGCTCGGCCGTCACCCGGCGGGCCTGCGCGAGCTCAAGGCGTTCCGGACCGCCTGGTACGCCCTGAGCGCCACCGCGAAGACGAAGGCGGCCTGA
- a CDS encoding serine protein kinase PrkA, which translates to MEAKRYLQEVGAQVSDDFVKNRSILSFEEYLALFMADPRAQARNAAQYLRDVMDHYGTETVSHPTGKLRRFKVFDVPSSDRDGRVAGQEEVQNAVYRMLGNFTRAGRINKLIMMHGPNGSAKSTFVNALKTGMEDYSRQPQGALYRISWIFPSSKLVKGSIGFGGERVPTSEEDLSSFAHLDAESIDVRIPCELRDPPLFVLPPAERQRLIEGALKEGALKKKGTPEGQGADGDFVVSDYMRHGELCHKCRSIYSALLANYKGDFMQVVRHVRVERFYISRRYQVGTVMVEPQMSVDAMYQQVSADRAQMLNMPPALHNVALFEPHGALVHANRGVIEYSDLLKRPLEAFKYLLGFVETAQVPLEHFVLQLDEVLLASSNEKHLGAFKELPDFASFKGRIELVRVPYLRRYKQEQQVYDAQITSTTVGKHVAPHATQVAAMWAVLTRLKKPIPDRYPPEVKELIDQVTPVEKMHLYEDGVVPDRLSLAHGKELRKLRTDLYEESDAYPNYEGRSGASAREIKTALFNAAQHPDYKCLHALAVIEELEAICKDKSVYEFLLQEVVDGYHDHEEFVRAVQAEYLDRVDEEVRESMGLVSEGQYRELVERYVYNVSHWVKGEKIRNRHTGAMERVDEQRMAEMEAIVMPRGEDPGEFRRGLISQIGAHKLDNPDAEMDYPRIFPDLFRRLRDHYFEERKRVLRRNKENVLKYLSEDRGTLSSREQTQVESTLKAMSERYGYCEHCAKDAILFLMRKRYG; encoded by the coding sequence GTGGAAGCCAAGCGATACCTGCAGGAGGTCGGCGCCCAGGTCTCCGACGACTTCGTCAAGAATCGCTCCATCCTCTCCTTCGAGGAGTACCTGGCGCTCTTCATGGCGGACCCCCGGGCCCAGGCGCGCAACGCCGCCCAGTACCTGCGCGACGTGATGGACCACTACGGCACCGAGACGGTGTCGCACCCCACCGGCAAGCTGCGCCGCTTCAAGGTCTTCGACGTGCCCTCCAGCGACCGTGACGGCCGCGTCGCCGGCCAGGAGGAGGTGCAGAACGCCGTCTACCGGATGCTGGGCAACTTCACCCGCGCCGGCCGCATCAACAAGCTCATCATGATGCACGGCCCCAACGGCAGCGCGAAGTCCACCTTCGTCAACGCGCTCAAGACGGGCATGGAGGACTACTCGCGCCAGCCCCAGGGGGCGCTCTACCGCATCAGCTGGATCTTCCCCTCGTCCAAGCTCGTCAAGGGCTCCATCGGCTTTGGCGGCGAGCGCGTGCCCACGAGCGAGGAGGACCTGTCCTCCTTCGCGCACCTGGACGCGGAGTCCATCGACGTGCGCATCCCGTGCGAGCTGCGCGACCCGCCGCTCTTCGTGCTGCCCCCCGCCGAGCGCCAGCGCCTCATCGAGGGCGCGCTCAAGGAGGGCGCGCTCAAGAAGAAGGGGACCCCGGAAGGGCAGGGCGCCGACGGGGACTTCGTCGTCTCCGACTACATGCGCCACGGCGAGCTGTGCCACAAGTGCCGCAGCATCTACTCGGCGCTGCTGGCCAACTACAAGGGCGACTTCATGCAGGTCGTCCGCCACGTGCGCGTGGAGCGCTTCTACATCTCGCGCCGCTACCAGGTGGGCACGGTGATGGTGGAGCCGCAGATGAGCGTGGACGCCATGTACCAGCAGGTCTCGGCCGACCGCGCCCAGATGCTCAACATGCCGCCGGCCCTGCACAACGTGGCCCTGTTCGAGCCCCACGGCGCGCTCGTGCACGCCAACCGCGGCGTCATCGAGTACTCGGACCTGCTCAAGCGCCCCCTGGAGGCCTTCAAGTACCTGCTGGGCTTCGTGGAGACGGCCCAGGTGCCGCTCGAGCACTTCGTGCTGCAACTGGACGAGGTGCTGCTCGCCTCGTCCAACGAGAAGCACCTGGGGGCGTTCAAGGAGCTGCCGGACTTCGCGTCCTTCAAGGGCCGCATCGAGCTGGTGCGCGTGCCCTACCTGCGCCGCTACAAGCAGGAGCAGCAGGTGTACGACGCGCAGATCACCTCCACCACCGTGGGCAAGCACGTGGCCCCGCACGCCACCCAGGTGGCCGCCATGTGGGCGGTGCTCACGCGCCTCAAGAAGCCCATCCCGGACCGCTACCCGCCCGAGGTCAAGGAGCTCATCGATCAGGTGACGCCGGTGGAGAAGATGCACCTGTACGAGGACGGCGTGGTGCCCGACCGGCTCAGCCTCGCGCACGGCAAGGAGCTCAGGAAGCTGCGCACGGACCTGTACGAGGAGTCCGACGCCTACCCCAACTACGAGGGCCGCAGCGGCGCGAGCGCCCGGGAGATCAAGACGGCGCTGTTCAACGCCGCCCAGCACCCGGACTACAAGTGCCTGCACGCGCTCGCCGTGATCGAGGAGCTCGAGGCCATCTGCAAGGACAAGAGCGTCTACGAGTTCCTCCTGCAGGAAGTGGTGGACGGCTACCACGACCACGAGGAGTTCGTGCGCGCGGTGCAGGCCGAGTACCTCGACCGGGTGGACGAGGAGGTGCGCGAGAGCATGGGCCTGGTCTCCGAGGGCCAGTACCGCGAGCTGGTCGAGCGCTACGTCTACAACGTGAGCCACTGGGTCAAGGGCGAGAAGATCCGCAACCGCCACACCGGGGCCATGGAGCGCGTGGACGAGCAGCGCATGGCGGAGATGGAGGCCATCGTCATGCCGCGCGGCGAGGATCCGGGCGAGTTCCGCCGGGGCCTCATCTCGCAGATCGGCGCGCACAAGCTGGACAACCCGGACGCGGAGATGGACTACCCGCGCATCTTCCCGGACCTCTTCCGCCGCCTGCGCGACCACTACTTCGAGGAGCGCAAGCGCGTCTTGCGGCGCAACAAGGAGAACGTGCTCAAGTACCTCTCCGAGGACCGGGGCACGCTGTCCTCGCGCGAGCAGACCCAGGTGGAGAGCACCCTGAAGGCCATGAGCGAGCGCTACGGCTACTGCGAGCACTGCGCCAAGGACGCCATCCTCTTCCTCATGCGGAAGCGCTACGGCTGA
- the nla6 gene encoding enhancer binding protein Nla6, whose protein sequence is MGSARILAVDDERDTCEALAEMLTAWGHKVETAFDANEALRKAGEFRPDVVLSDLAMPQTDGLGLLRTLRDELPDCPVVLLTGHGTIDAAVAAIREGAYDFIVKPLDTARLKVCIDRALEKKETMREVQGLRRRLKQLGSSDFIGQSGVMRKVFELIEKVAPSKASVAISGESGTGKEVVARSIHNLSQRRDKPFVAINCASIPATLIESEIFGHEKGAFTGADQRRPGVFELAHGGTLFLDELGEIPIELQAKLLRVLEEGRLRRLGGKVELEVDVRVLCATNRDLKKEIEAKRFREDLYFRLNVFQIHLPPLRERRDDVPMLVQHFVEKFRGDSAKRVTGVHPDAMETLKNHEWPGNIRELRNAVERAVILCDGELIMREHLPPDMAGKSPERHTFRLPFGLSLDAVEREYILGSLQRNGNNKARTAEILGVSEKTLYNKLNRYAAEARQGKNESNTLSGSAGSLLSNNPEFR, encoded by the coding sequence GTGGGCAGCGCGCGAATTCTGGCGGTGGACGACGAGCGCGATACGTGTGAGGCGCTGGCGGAGATGTTGACCGCCTGGGGTCACAAGGTGGAGACCGCGTTCGACGCCAACGAGGCGCTTCGCAAGGCGGGTGAGTTCCGTCCGGACGTGGTCCTGTCGGACCTGGCCATGCCGCAGACGGACGGCCTGGGGCTGCTGCGCACGCTGCGCGACGAGCTGCCGGACTGCCCGGTGGTGCTGCTGACGGGCCACGGCACCATCGACGCCGCCGTGGCGGCCATCCGCGAGGGCGCCTACGACTTCATCGTCAAGCCGCTGGACACCGCGCGGCTCAAGGTCTGCATCGACCGGGCGCTGGAGAAGAAGGAGACCATGCGCGAGGTGCAGGGCCTGCGCCGGCGCCTCAAGCAGCTGGGCTCCTCGGACTTCATCGGCCAGTCGGGCGTGATGCGCAAGGTGTTCGAGCTCATCGAGAAGGTGGCCCCCTCCAAGGCGAGCGTGGCCATCTCCGGCGAGTCCGGCACGGGCAAGGAAGTGGTGGCGCGCTCCATCCACAACCTGTCGCAGCGGCGCGACAAGCCCTTCGTGGCCATCAACTGCGCCTCCATCCCCGCCACCCTCATCGAGTCGGAGATCTTCGGCCACGAGAAGGGCGCCTTCACGGGCGCGGATCAGCGCCGGCCGGGCGTGTTCGAGCTCGCCCACGGCGGCACGCTCTTCCTGGACGAGCTCGGTGAGATTCCCATCGAGCTGCAGGCCAAGCTCCTGCGCGTGCTCGAGGAGGGCCGCCTGCGCCGCCTGGGTGGCAAGGTGGAGCTGGAAGTGGACGTGCGCGTGTTGTGCGCCACCAACCGCGATCTCAAGAAGGAGATCGAGGCCAAGCGCTTCCGCGAGGACCTCTACTTCCGCCTCAACGTCTTTCAAATCCACCTGCCGCCGCTGCGCGAGCGCCGGGACGACGTGCCCATGCTGGTGCAGCACTTCGTGGAGAAGTTCCGCGGGGACTCGGCCAAGCGCGTCACGGGCGTGCACCCGGACGCCATGGAGACGCTCAAGAACCACGAGTGGCCGGGCAACATCCGCGAGCTGCGCAACGCCGTGGAGCGCGCCGTCATCCTCTGCGACGGCGAGCTCATCATGCGCGAGCACCTGCCCCCCGACATGGCGGGCAAGAGCCCCGAGCGCCACACCTTCCGCCTGCCCTTCGGCCTGTCGCTGGACGCCGTGGAGCGCGAGTACATCCTCGGCAGCCTGCAGCGCAATGGCAACAACAAGGCCCGCACGGCGGAGATCCTCGGCGTGAGCGAGAAGACGCTCTACAACAAACTCAACCGCTACGCGGCCGAGGCGCGTCAGGGCAAGAACGAGAGCAATACCCTGTCGGGCTCCGCCGGCTCGCTGCTCAGCAACAATCCGGAGTTCCGCTAA
- a CDS encoding Hsp70 family protein produces the protein MNKDPIIGIDLGTTNSCAAIVEDGGNVKLIPYKGGEYTIPSIFAIDDKGNELIGYEAKRQWQLNPKNTIYGSKRLVGRTYQSDVVGAMKKVVAYSVRPGKKSDVVLDVGKKEFSLQEISAKILNKIRDVAANYLKTPIKRAVVTVPAYFNDRQRQTVKEAGKLIDLEVVRIINEPTAAALAYGAGKSVNKKVLVYDLGGGTFDVSIIEIRDRVFEVKATGGDVFLGGIDFDNAIIHHVLKDFASKAGIDLATDPVAMQRIKDLAERTKIDLSARDDVQFNIPFITMTAQGQPLNIEMKFTRKMLEQLTNHLVDRTLQMVARVLVDSGLSTKDIDEVLLVGGQTRMPVVQDRLTKFFGKTPSKGVHPDEAVAVGAALYAKSLEDNSSLRLQLLDVIPMAIGLERAGGAFHTVFPRNAPIPNAKQLVATTSMDNQTELAMRIFQGDNEQVAKNDLLGEFTFSGIRQAKAGAVQVEITFDVSVEGILTMRARDPATGREMNTTVRVSSGG, from the coding sequence GTGAACAAGGATCCCATCATCGGCATCGACCTCGGCACGACCAATTCGTGCGCCGCGATCGTCGAGGACGGTGGGAACGTGAAGCTCATCCCCTACAAGGGCGGCGAGTACACCATTCCCTCGATCTTCGCGATCGACGACAAGGGCAACGAGCTCATCGGCTACGAGGCCAAGCGCCAGTGGCAGCTCAACCCCAAGAACACCATCTACGGCTCCAAGCGCCTGGTGGGCCGCACCTACCAGAGCGACGTGGTGGGGGCGATGAAGAAGGTCGTGGCGTACTCGGTGCGCCCCGGCAAGAAGAGCGACGTGGTGCTGGACGTGGGCAAGAAGGAATTCTCGCTCCAGGAGATCAGCGCCAAGATCCTCAACAAGATCCGCGACGTCGCGGCCAACTACCTCAAGACGCCCATCAAGCGCGCCGTGGTGACGGTGCCCGCGTACTTCAACGACCGGCAGCGCCAGACGGTCAAGGAGGCGGGCAAGCTCATCGACCTGGAGGTGGTGCGCATCATCAACGAGCCCACCGCGGCGGCGCTCGCCTACGGCGCGGGCAAGAGCGTCAACAAGAAGGTGCTCGTCTACGATCTGGGCGGCGGCACCTTCGACGTGTCCATCATCGAGATCCGCGACCGGGTCTTCGAGGTGAAGGCCACGGGCGGTGACGTGTTCCTGGGCGGCATCGACTTCGACAACGCCATCATCCACCACGTGCTCAAGGACTTCGCGTCCAAGGCGGGCATCGACCTGGCCACGGATCCGGTGGCCATGCAGCGCATCAAGGACCTGGCCGAGCGCACGAAGATCGATCTGTCCGCGCGCGACGACGTGCAGTTCAACATCCCCTTCATCACGATGACGGCCCAGGGCCAGCCGCTGAACATCGAGATGAAGTTCACGCGCAAGATGCTGGAGCAGCTGACCAACCACCTGGTGGACCGCACCCTGCAGATGGTGGCGCGGGTGCTGGTGGACTCGGGGCTGTCCACCAAGGACATCGACGAGGTGCTGCTGGTGGGCGGCCAGACGCGCATGCCCGTGGTGCAGGACCGACTCACCAAGTTCTTCGGCAAGACGCCGAGCAAGGGCGTGCACCCGGACGAGGCCGTGGCGGTGGGCGCGGCGCTCTACGCCAAGTCGCTCGAGGACAATTCCAGCCTGCGGCTGCAGCTCTTGGACGTCATCCCCATGGCCATCGGCCTGGAGCGCGCGGGCGGGGCCTTCCACACCGTCTTCCCGCGCAACGCCCCCATCCCCAACGCCAAGCAGTTGGTGGCCACCACGAGCATGGACAACCAGACCGAGCTGGCCATGCGCATCTTCCAGGGCGACAACGAGCAGGTGGCCAAGAACGATCTGCTCGGCGAGTTCACCTTCTCCGGCATCCGCCAGGCCAAGGCCGGCGCGGTGCAGGTGGAGATCACCTTCGACGTGAGCGTGGAGGGCATCCTCACCATGCGCGCGCGGGATCCCGCCACCGGCCGGGAGATGAACACCACGGTGCGGGTGAGCTCCGGCGGCTAG
- a CDS encoding histidine kinase dimerization/phospho-acceptor domain-containing protein gives MINSMAASSGAPSVREGTDTVVDAARYSTVPSLMDSLLHDVRNPLNALSIHLEVLTEKLKGEAGVVPPSQEKNLKSMREQIQRVDGILRRFAEFIVSRPGGAGDTDLTETVTRALDVLSHESRKNRLQVRSTLTPGVRARLSDIGELGFLVVQALVRGYGRSAAGAEVTVGVRIEDARAVFEVVDADASPGADGPAEASAALELRCAQLGVDLHLRGGTCRMTFPLA, from the coding sequence GTGATCAACTCCATGGCTGCGAGCAGCGGCGCGCCCTCGGTGCGCGAAGGGACCGACACGGTGGTGGATGCCGCGCGCTACAGCACGGTGCCCTCCCTGATGGACAGCCTGCTGCACGACGTGCGCAATCCCTTGAATGCCTTGTCCATCCACCTGGAAGTGCTGACGGAGAAGCTCAAGGGCGAGGCGGGCGTGGTGCCGCCCTCGCAAGAGAAGAACCTCAAGTCCATGCGCGAGCAGATCCAGCGCGTGGACGGCATTTTGCGGCGCTTCGCCGAGTTCATCGTGAGCCGCCCGGGTGGGGCGGGTGACACCGACCTCACGGAGACCGTCACGCGCGCCCTGGATGTGCTCTCCCACGAGAGCCGCAAGAACCGCCTGCAGGTACGCTCCACGCTCACGCCGGGTGTGAGGGCGCGGCTGTCGGACATCGGGGAGCTGGGCTTCCTCGTGGTGCAGGCGCTGGTGCGCGGCTATGGCCGCTCGGCTGCGGGCGCCGAGGTGACGGTGGGCGTGCGGATCGAGGACGCCCGGGCGGTGTTCGAGGTGGTGGACGCGGACGCTTCCCCCGGGGCGGACGGCCCCGCGGAGGCGTCGGCGGCCCTGGAGCTGCGCTGTGCGCAACTCGGCGTGGACCTGCACCTTCGGGGCGGGACATGCCGGATGACTTTCCCGCTCGCCTGA
- the clpX gene encoding ATP-dependent Clp protease ATP-binding subunit ClpX, which translates to MKKEHHVNLSCSFCGKSQREVRKLIAGPTVYICDECIKLCNDIIADENEREEGKPQVSLPTPMEIKAFLDDYVIGQDQAKKVLSVAVYNHYKRIYQKKPAARPRPGMKPSGAEDVELSKSNILLVGPTGSGKTLLAQSLARFLNVPFTIADATSLTEAGYVGEDVENIIQNLLHNADYDVEKAARGIVYIDEIDKIARKGDTPSATRDVGGEGVQQALLKIIEGTRANVTPRGGKKYNQQEYVQVDTTNILFICGGAFHGIDGVIKRRVGEKGLGFGAKITHREERSVGELLAMVEPEDLMKFGMIPEFIGRLPMVATLNDLKEEDLITILTQPKNALIKQYQKLFEMEKVKLTFTKEALKAIAREAMRRNSGARGLRAILEDAMLEIMYDVPYRDGVKECKITETVVTKHEPPQLVMEKEKKSA; encoded by the coding sequence GTGAAGAAGGAGCACCACGTCAACCTGTCCTGCTCGTTCTGCGGCAAGTCGCAGCGGGAGGTCCGCAAGCTCATCGCGGGGCCCACTGTCTACATCTGCGACGAGTGCATCAAACTCTGTAACGACATCATCGCGGACGAGAACGAACGCGAGGAGGGCAAGCCGCAGGTCAGCCTGCCCACGCCGATGGAGATCAAGGCGTTCCTCGACGACTACGTGATCGGTCAGGACCAGGCCAAGAAGGTCCTGTCCGTCGCGGTGTACAACCACTACAAGCGCATCTACCAGAAGAAGCCCGCGGCCCGTCCGCGTCCGGGGATGAAGCCCTCGGGTGCCGAGGACGTGGAGCTGAGCAAGAGCAACATCCTGCTCGTGGGCCCCACCGGCAGCGGCAAGACGCTGCTCGCCCAGTCGCTCGCGCGCTTCCTCAACGTCCCCTTCACCATCGCGGATGCCACCAGCCTCACCGAGGCCGGCTACGTGGGCGAGGACGTGGAGAACATCATCCAGAACCTGCTCCACAACGCCGACTACGACGTGGAGAAGGCGGCGCGCGGCATCGTCTACATCGACGAGATCGACAAGATCGCGCGCAAGGGTGACACGCCGAGCGCCACGCGCGACGTGGGCGGCGAGGGCGTGCAGCAGGCCCTGCTCAAGATCATCGAGGGCACGCGCGCCAACGTCACCCCGCGCGGCGGCAAGAAGTACAACCAGCAGGAGTACGTGCAGGTTGATACGACCAACATCCTCTTCATCTGCGGCGGTGCCTTCCACGGCATCGACGGCGTCATCAAGCGCCGCGTGGGCGAGAAGGGCCTGGGCTTCGGCGCGAAGATCACCCATCGCGAGGAGCGCAGCGTCGGCGAGCTGCTCGCCATGGTGGAGCCCGAGGACTTGATGAAGTTCGGAATGATTCCGGAGTTCATCGGTCGTCTGCCGATGGTGGCCACGCTCAACGACCTGAAGGAGGAGGATCTCATCACGATCCTCACCCAGCCGAAGAACGCGCTCATCAAGCAGTACCAGAAGCTCTTCGAGATGGAGAAGGTGAAGCTCACCTTCACCAAGGAAGCGCTCAAGGCCATCGCGCGCGAGGCCATGCGCCGCAACTCCGGCGCCCGTGGCCTGAGGGCCATCCTCGAGGACGCGATGCTCGAGATCATGTACGACGTGCCGTACCGGGATGGGGTCAAGGAGTGCAAGATCACCGAGACGGTGGTCACCAAGCACGAGCCTCCCCAGCTGGTGATGGAGAAGGAAAAGAAGTCGGCCTGA
- a CDS encoding deoxycytidylate deaminase — protein sequence MAERSAWDQYFMDIARQVASRATCDRKHVGALLVRDRTILSTGYNGSIRGLPHCSDVGHMMENGHCVATVHAEANAIIQAAKNGVRIDSERDKPTTLYTTASPCWPCFKLIANTGVQRIVYGEFYRDPRIFEVASRLDIELVGPGPEEQPSGR from the coding sequence ATGGCCGAGCGCAGCGCGTGGGATCAGTACTTCATGGACATCGCCCGCCAGGTGGCCAGCCGGGCCACGTGTGATCGCAAGCACGTGGGGGCGCTGCTGGTGCGGGACCGGACCATCCTCTCCACCGGCTACAACGGCTCCATCCGCGGCCTGCCGCACTGCTCGGACGTGGGCCACATGATGGAGAACGGCCACTGCGTGGCCACGGTCCATGCCGAGGCCAATGCCATCATCCAGGCGGCCAAGAACGGCGTGCGCATCGACAGCGAGCGCGACAAACCCACCACGCTCTACACGACGGCGAGCCCCTGCTGGCCGTGCTTCAAGCTCATCGCCAACACGGGCGTCCAGCGCATCGTCTACGGGGAGTTCTACCGGGATCCGCGCATCTTCGAGGTCGCCTCCCGATTGGACATCGAACTCGTGGGTCCCGGCCCCGAAGAGCAACCGTCCGGACGTTAA